ATTTTTGTCGATTGCGGCATGGGAGAGGATCTGCTCGCTATAACCGTATGTGATTTTTTCACCTTTCCAAACACCTGCGGGTAGTGAGTATAATCCATAATGGATAAACATCCCGAAATGTCTGTCTTTCCATTTCTGTATATTATTCTGGTTACTCATTGTTCCTCCTGTCAGGACGATATTTACTGTCCTGATTTTGTTTTTATTCTGTTCCTTATGTATATAACTCTTTAATATTCACTTAGATATGGATAGAATCGATAAATATGTGTAAAATTACCGCATGAATTTTCAAGACCCCTTTGAATCGCCCCGTATTGAAACTATCGATCTTGTAAATATTACATCCTATTGGGAGTCGGAAGAGCATATCCGTCCTTTATGGAAGCTCTATTGGAACAGTAATGCAGGAGCCTCCCTCGCTTTTCAAAATGAGACTATAGAGCTGCAACCTGAGTATTTGTATCTCATCTCGGCAATGACTGCCTACAGACCGAAATGCAGGGGAGAGGTGGAGCATCTATATGTTCATTTCAGGCTTCCCGCAGAATTCAGTAAAATGCCCCAGGGAATATGGCCCATAGTGCCGGGACATTTTGAATTTTCACAACTTAAAAATATTAGTCTTAATGGATATAAAAGTTTTCCTGGACGGCTTCTTTTTCAGGAACTGATCACATATGCGCTGAGACAGCTCCCCGAATCATTGTATAAACAGAGCCATTTTAATCCCTTATCAAATCTGTTTCTCTGGCTGGAGGAACACCTGGATGAAGACTGTTCTAATCCCGTACTTGCTGCCCTGGCAGGATATTCTGAAGATACATTGAGCAGAGTCTTTATGAGAGAAACAGGTAAAACTCCCCAACGTTATTTGCGTAGCCTGCGGGTCAGCAGGGCTGCCAATCTTCTCAGACAGTCTGATCTTTCTATGGAGGAGATCGCCGAGCACTGTGGTTACTGGGATAGATCTCATTTTCACAAAAGCTTTCAGAGTCAAGTTGGTATTTCACCGACTATTTACAGATCTGAGGTAACAAAGCTTTGATTGCTTTCTGTCCTTCTTGCTGATAACATGTTTTTCTATGATAGATATCATCGGATTCTGGAAATCTCTATCCATCAGGACAAAAATAACTTCCGCCTTTTTTCTGACAACACTTCTTGGTATATTTCTGATATCCCTATTTGCCAATATTATGTCAAACCATATTCTGATTGAAAAATCAATTGTAGATAATCTGGGTGTCCTCAATCAGTTCTCTGAAAAACTTGATTCATCTCTTACCCATGCAAACTCCATGACCAAGCTGGCAATTGCCAATAATATTATCCAAAGCAGTCTTGCTAAAAATCCTGATAAGATGGATCAGTCTGAATCTCATGCTGTCCTTATGGGGATCAATCTGACATTGGCTCGCTTAGTGGATAACTCAGACATTCTCAGTGGTATGGCTATCTATTCAATGGAAGATGACAGAGCATTCTATTCCAGAGGCTTTCAGAAATATACCACACCTGATCGGCAGGAACGTGATTCAGTTTTTGCCTCATTTACTGATGGTAAATATATCTCCTGGAAGGACATAAGTAAAAATATTTATAGGATTTATGATGAAGATATCAATGGCCTCAGACTTTATAGAAGATTGTATATGGCATCACATGGCAGATTGAGTGCCATTATTGAATCAGTTATCGACGAAGAGTACATAGCGTCTCTGTATGAGAATATAATGAGATCGGACAGGGGAACCATTATTATCAGTAATGCTGAGGGAATGATTGTGTCGTCTCAGGATAAATCTCGATTATTCAGTGATATAAGCGATAGTTCTCTGTTTGAAGTCACTCTGGAACATCAAGGCAGCGGCAAGGTCTATAAGAGGGAAGGAGAGTCTTTTCTGACTGTTAATAACTACTATAGCCCTCTAGACTGGTATATTATCAGTGAAATTCCAATGCGCAGTCTGCAGCATGAAATCAGAATGATAACGGGTCAGATTTTTTTAGCAGGATTATTTTCACTTGTTCTTTCACTTCTGATAGCCAATAGCCTGTCAAAATCTCTGACCAGGCCGATTCTCTCACTTCAAAACTCTATTTCTGAATCCGGGCATGATCTGAGTATAAGGGCACAGGTGAACTCAGATGATGAGATAGGGGCTCTTGCCCGGGAATATAATGAGATGCTGGACAAACAGCAGTCCATGATGAAACGTCTGGTGGAAGAGCAGAAAATGCTGAGAAAGTATGAACTCTCTCTGCTGCAGGCACAGATAAATCCGCATTTCCTTTACAATGCTCTTGAAAGTGTATGCGGGTTGATTGATTTGGATCGCAAGGATGATGCTCAGATGCTGGTAAATGAGCTCTCACGGTTTTACAGGGGAATCCTCTCTGAAGGCTCCAGTGCAATTACTCTTAAAGATGAGCTTAAAATAACAGAACATTATGTCAACATTCTGAATGTCCGTTATAGCGGAAAGATTGAATACACAGTGGATATTGATGATTCTCTACTGGTGAGACAGATCATTAAAATGACTCTTCAGCCTTTGATTGAAAATGCTGTTTATCATGGATTGAAAAATACACGGCCTCCCTGGAAGATCAATTTGAATGGACATCTTTCGGGGGATACTTTTATTCTGGAACTTAGTGATAACGGTGTCGGCCTGGATAAGACTAAAATCCCTGATAAGGATTTTTTTGGTTTTGGTACGAAAACAACCAATGAACGTCTCAAACTGTATTTTGGGCAGGACAGTGGTATAACAATGGAGAATAATGAGGGCGGAGGAACACTTGTCCGAATAAAATTATCATCTCTAAAAACAGAAGGAATATAAAATTGAAACTTAAAGTTTTACTTATAGATGATGAGTACCTTGTAAGAGAGAGACTCAAACATGTTGTTGATTGGGATGCTGAGGGATATACAATCTGTGGAGAAGCTGAAGACGGTGTACGCGGTCTGGAATTGATTGAAGAGCATGATCCGGATCTGGCCGTCATCGATATCAATATGCCTTTTATGAGCGGATTGGAAATGGCAGAAAAGGTTCAGGAACTGGAGAAGAAAGTTCGTCTTGTGATTCTCTCCGGCTATGACGATTTTGAATATGCCCGTTCTGCCATACGTTCAGGTGTCTGCTGCTATCTATTGAAGCCTGTAAATAAGGATGAGCTTCTTGAAGTCCTGAGAAGCACCAAAAAAGAAATATCCGGACCCATCGTTTATTCTAAATCAGTACAGCAGGTTCTCAGTTTTATCGAAGAAAACTATAAGGATATGAATTTGAGTATAGAGTTGATTGCCGATTTTATAGGAATAAACCCCACTTATCTCAGCTCAAAATATAAAAAAGAGACGGGTCGAAAACTGGTAGATGAAATCAATCTCTGCAGACTTAATGCCGCGGAGGCAATATTAAAAAAGGAGTGCTGTACTCTGCAGGAACTGGCTGACCGGGTGGGTTACAATGATCCTTATTACATGAGCAGATGTTTTAAGAAATATCTGGGCTACTCGCCCTCTCAGATTAAATCTTCCAGATAAAATTAACCGCTGATAACGGATATATCTAATTTTTTTAATAATTTCTCAAAGAATAATCCATGGTGTCAACGTAAATCCGGGGCTTATCATGATCTATCCTCTTAGGGAAATACAAAAAGAATCCCTTTCCGGATCGAGTCAAAAAAGGAGTTATTTAAATGAAAAAACTGAGTATTTTATTATTTGCCCTGGTTCTTCCTGTTGTATTATTTGCAGCCGGTGGACAGGAAACTGTTTCTGAAGATGAAGATGTCTCTATACGTGTTCTCTCCAGATGGTCTGATGAAATGCCTACCTCTATCTATTTCAGAGAAGTGATTGAAGAGATTAATTCTGCGGATAACGGCATCATAATTGAAGGTGAACATATCAATGATGAGGCATCTTATCTGGATAAACTCAGAACTCAATTTGCCATCGGTGAATATCCTAATGTATTCTATGAGTACGGCGGTTCCAGAATCGTAGACTATGTAGAAAGCGGTCTTCTCATGGATCTGCAGCCTGCTCTTGATGCTGATCCTGCCTGGAGAGATTCCTACCTTCCTCTGTTCGATAAATGGCAGTACGATCAGTTCCCCGGTACATTCGGTATCCCTGCAGAGTTCTATGCAGTAACCATTTTCTATAATGAAGAAATCTTCAACAAAGTCGGTGTTTCTGTTCCGTCAACACTGGGTGAGTTTGAAATGGTCTGTGATAAACTGCTTGCCGCAGGTTATGTTCCACTGGCACTCGGTGAAAAAGATGTATGGAGAGCCGGACATTTTTTGAATAACCTGGTTATGAAGAGCTTCGGTTCACAGGGTGTAAAAGACCTGGCAGATAGGAATATGAGTTATGACGATCCCAAAATGGTCGCACTTTATACAAAAATCCAGGAATACTTTGAAAAAGGTTATTTTGGAAAAGATGCAGTAACTGTTGATTACAATATGGAGCAGGCCATGTTTCAAAACGAAGAGTCTGCCATGCATATGGACGGCAGCTGGTATTGTGGAAATGCAGCCAAGTCAGAAATTGCAACTAAGATCAAAGCCTTTCCTTTTCCTGCTGTCAATAATGCAAACGCCAACTCTTTCCAGGGCGGAGCCGGAGGCGGATGGTCCATTGTTGATACAGATGAAAGACATAATGCAGCTGCTGTAGAGTTTGTAAAAACTGTCAGCAATCCCGATTTTTTCAAAGTACTTCAAATCAGAAATAAAGGCGGAGTTTATCCCGCAGTATTTAAATCTGATGCCTCTGTTGTAGACACCGTGACTATCTCTCATGCTGCCGCAATTGCCAATGCTTCTGAGTTCCGGGATGATATTCAGACATATGACAATCTGTCTTCCATGCTGGATACCTGTAGAACTGCTCTTCAGGGACTGTTTATCGGAAAGACTCCTTCTGATACTGCAGCCCAGATAATGGCTGAAATCAAAGCAAACGAATAAAGAGTTTTATACCGGGGACTTGAATCGTCCCCGGTTTTTTTTGCCCTTTATTTCGGGCAGAATGATATCAAGGATTTTAAATGACCATTAAAAAAGATTACCACTGGGTGGCCATTTTTCTGGCCCCGGCTCTGATTATATATGCTACGTTTCTGCTGATACCTATATGTCAGTCCATTTATATGTCGTTTTTCAAATGGAAGGGCATAGCGAATGTTCCTATGGTTTTTGTAGGACTGAAAAACTATCAGCGGATTTTCTCCAATCCCGCTTTCTGGCATTCTCTTGTCAATGTTCTCTGGTTTATTGCCGGTGGATTTATTGTACTGATGCCTCTCTCATTTATACTGGCTCTGATTATTACGAAAAATATCAAAGGAACAAGATTTTATAAAACTTCCTTTTTTATACCCGTTATTCTACCTATGACTGCTGTAGGTCTGATGTGGGTCTATATACTACAGCCTAACGGCGGTCTCCTTAACTCCCTCCTTGAATTAATGGGACTTGGCAGTCTTATCAAGAACTGGCTGGGAGATCCGGATATAGCTATAATTTCTGTTGTCCTGGTAAATGAATGGGTCTATGCAGGTTTCAATATGCTGATTTTTGCAGCTGGTCTTGTAGCTATACCCGATTCACTTTTTGAATCTGCCAAAATAGACGGTGCCAACAGTTTTCAAAGAATTATTCATATCACTTTGCCTCTGATGAAAGAATCCATCAAGATCTTTTCTATCATGTGTATTACAGGCTGTCTGAGACACTTTGACCTTGTATTTATAATGACAGGGGGAGGGCCTGCAAGGGCTACTGAAACTCCGGCGACTCTACTCTACAATGAGGCTTTTAAATACAGAAACTTCGGAACGGGCAATGCAATCGGTGTCTTTATTCTGGTGGCGGGTCTGCTGATCAGTCTTCTTCTCAATAAATTACTAGTACAGGAGGAGATG
The nucleotide sequence above comes from Oceanispirochaeta sp. M1. Encoded proteins:
- a CDS encoding helix-turn-helix domain-containing protein, with protein sequence MNFQDPFESPRIETIDLVNITSYWESEEHIRPLWKLYWNSNAGASLAFQNETIELQPEYLYLISAMTAYRPKCRGEVEHLYVHFRLPAEFSKMPQGIWPIVPGHFEFSQLKNISLNGYKSFPGRLLFQELITYALRQLPESLYKQSHFNPLSNLFLWLEEHLDEDCSNPVLAALAGYSEDTLSRVFMRETGKTPQRYLRSLRVSRAANLLRQSDLSMEEIAEHCGYWDRSHFHKSFQSQVGISPTIYRSEVTKL
- a CDS encoding ABC transporter substrate-binding protein, with amino-acid sequence MKKLSILLFALVLPVVLFAAGGQETVSEDEDVSIRVLSRWSDEMPTSIYFREVIEEINSADNGIIIEGEHINDEASYLDKLRTQFAIGEYPNVFYEYGGSRIVDYVESGLLMDLQPALDADPAWRDSYLPLFDKWQYDQFPGTFGIPAEFYAVTIFYNEEIFNKVGVSVPSTLGEFEMVCDKLLAAGYVPLALGEKDVWRAGHFLNNLVMKSFGSQGVKDLADRNMSYDDPKMVALYTKIQEYFEKGYFGKDAVTVDYNMEQAMFQNEESAMHMDGSWYCGNAAKSEIATKIKAFPFPAVNNANANSFQGGAGGGWSIVDTDERHNAAAVEFVKTVSNPDFFKVLQIRNKGGVYPAVFKSDASVVDTVTISHAAAIANASEFRDDIQTYDNLSSMLDTCRTALQGLFIGKTPSDTAAQIMAEIKANE
- a CDS encoding sensor histidine kinase, whose translation is MIDIIGFWKSLSIRTKITSAFFLTTLLGIFLISLFANIMSNHILIEKSIVDNLGVLNQFSEKLDSSLTHANSMTKLAIANNIIQSSLAKNPDKMDQSESHAVLMGINLTLARLVDNSDILSGMAIYSMEDDRAFYSRGFQKYTTPDRQERDSVFASFTDGKYISWKDISKNIYRIYDEDINGLRLYRRLYMASHGRLSAIIESVIDEEYIASLYENIMRSDRGTIIISNAEGMIVSSQDKSRLFSDISDSSLFEVTLEHQGSGKVYKREGESFLTVNNYYSPLDWYIISEIPMRSLQHEIRMITGQIFLAGLFSLVLSLLIANSLSKSLTRPILSLQNSISESGHDLSIRAQVNSDDEIGALAREYNEMLDKQQSMMKRLVEEQKMLRKYELSLLQAQINPHFLYNALESVCGLIDLDRKDDAQMLVNELSRFYRGILSEGSSAITLKDELKITEHYVNILNVRYSGKIEYTVDIDDSLLVRQIIKMTLQPLIENAVYHGLKNTRPPWKINLNGHLSGDTFILELSDNGVGLDKTKIPDKDFFGFGTKTTNERLKLYFGQDSGITMENNEGGGTLVRIKLSSLKTEGI
- a CDS encoding carbohydrate ABC transporter permease, which codes for MTIKKDYHWVAIFLAPALIIYATFLLIPICQSIYMSFFKWKGIANVPMVFVGLKNYQRIFSNPAFWHSLVNVLWFIAGGFIVLMPLSFILALIITKNIKGTRFYKTSFFIPVILPMTAVGLMWVYILQPNGGLLNSLLELMGLGSLIKNWLGDPDIAIISVVLVNEWVYAGFNMLIFAAGLVAIPDSLFESAKIDGANSFQRIIHITLPLMKESIKIFSIMCITGCLRHFDLVFIMTGGGPARATETPATLLYNEAFKYRNFGTGNAIGVFILVAGLLISLLLNKLLVQEEM
- a CDS encoding response regulator: MKLKVLLIDDEYLVRERLKHVVDWDAEGYTICGEAEDGVRGLELIEEHDPDLAVIDINMPFMSGLEMAEKVQELEKKVRLVILSGYDDFEYARSAIRSGVCCYLLKPVNKDELLEVLRSTKKEISGPIVYSKSVQQVLSFIEENYKDMNLSIELIADFIGINPTYLSSKYKKETGRKLVDEINLCRLNAAEAILKKECCTLQELADRVGYNDPYYMSRCFKKYLGYSPSQIKSSR